Proteins encoded by one window of Paenibacillus urinalis:
- a CDS encoding sugar efflux transporter — translation MYKRLKNLFSIKGYGLFVICVLLVGTGISITMPYLALYYTEELGMSAGAFGSFTAFSSLSGVVANSFIGKYSDRMHDRKLIIIFATLSSALGYTSYLVFDHYLILLILVSFFSGVGAAAMPQIYAYAQESAIESNSDDKTFAMSILRTLVSFGFLIGPLIGTLILAVVGYNGLFLGTSAIFLVISSLVLLFLPKKRAVQKKKPSRTNSMSVYHKQIMYPLIAFIFLFAVNAINGIITPLFIVNELQGTHTDVGLVVSICAGLEIPIMFILGALGRKISNHSLMMAACFIAIIYNIILSVSTYSWQIIGAQLLQALFVAIIMGNGLSYFAELLPNSPGMSSTIYYNGSIIGRLVGNLGGGVIAQFVGVREVYWVCLSIAIVTVLILWYTKPQKAVKLTG, via the coding sequence TTGTATAAGCGACTAAAAAATTTGTTTTCAATAAAAGGCTACGGCTTATTTGTCATATGTGTCCTATTGGTCGGTACTGGAATATCAATAACAATGCCATACTTAGCGCTCTATTATACAGAAGAATTGGGAATGAGTGCAGGCGCGTTTGGCTCATTTACAGCTTTCAGTTCATTGAGTGGTGTGGTGGCAAACTCCTTTATCGGTAAATACTCGGATCGCATGCATGATCGAAAATTAATCATTATCTTCGCCACATTATCATCAGCACTAGGCTATACTTCATACTTGGTCTTTGATCATTACTTGATCTTGCTCATTCTCGTTAGTTTTTTTAGTGGTGTAGGGGCTGCGGCTATGCCTCAGATTTATGCTTATGCCCAGGAATCAGCAATTGAAAGTAATTCTGATGATAAGACGTTTGCAATGTCTATTTTACGCACACTTGTGTCTTTCGGATTCCTGATAGGGCCATTGATTGGAACCCTAATTTTAGCGGTTGTAGGTTATAATGGACTCTTTTTAGGAACTTCTGCTATCTTTCTTGTAATTTCATCTCTCGTGCTTCTATTTCTACCCAAAAAAAGAGCTGTTCAAAAGAAGAAGCCGTCTCGCACAAATTCAATGTCAGTCTATCATAAGCAGATTATGTATCCGTTGATTGCTTTTATCTTTCTATTTGCGGTTAATGCCATAAATGGAATTATTACACCTTTGTTTATCGTAAATGAACTTCAAGGCACACACACCGATGTTGGATTGGTGGTTAGTATCTGCGCAGGTTTGGAAATTCCTATTATGTTTATATTAGGTGCATTGGGCAGAAAGATATCTAACCATTCACTGATGATGGCCGCGTGTTTTATTGCAATCATTTACAATATTATATTAAGTGTGTCAACTTACTCATGGCAGATCATTGGGGCACAACTTCTACAGGCCTTGTTTGTTGCCATTATTATGGGTAATGGACTAAGTTATTTCGCAGAATTACTCCCAAATTCACCGGGGATGTCCTCAACGATCTACTACAACGGCTCGATTATTGGAAGGTTAGTCGGAAATTTAGGGGGCGGTGTCATAGCTCAGTTTGTAGGAGTTCGTGAGGTATATTGGGTATGTCTAAGTATTGCCATTGTTACTGTTCTTATCTTATGGTATACAAAACCCCAAAAGGCTGTTAAATTA
- a CDS encoding MFS transporter, which produces MSAYAIAAKLAITGRQGAAISTVAMGYSSSLVFGVPIGRMVAASYDWKTIFWAIGILSLLSIFAVFKWIPALGGESVVSFHQRFTPLVNPKVIFTLFVTLFVFINYSIINTYITPLLNSALRK; this is translated from the coding sequence GTGAGTGCCTATGCGATTGCCGCAAAGTTAGCCATAACCGGAAGACAAGGTGCGGCTATATCTACAGTTGCAATGGGTTACAGTTCATCACTTGTGTTTGGAGTTCCGATCGGAAGGATGGTGGCAGCATCCTATGATTGGAAGACAATTTTCTGGGCGATCGGTATTCTGAGTTTACTATCCATCTTTGCAGTATTTAAATGGATTCCTGCTCTGGGAGGAGAATCTGTTGTTTCTTTTCACCAACGTTTCACTCCCTTAGTAAATCCTAAAGTAATTTTCACACTTTTCGTTACTCTTTTTGTTTTTATTAATTATTCAATCATTAATACCTATATCACGCCTTTATTAAATTCAGCATTGCGGAAATGA
- a CDS encoding AraC family transcriptional regulator produces the protein MEDILKQQKALAELIQKHSVVDGVHETLIPSLYIIQISKLAEPSHRVFKPCFCVIAQGLKEVFLAQERFNYGLTDYLVASMDLPVVGKIIKATPELPYLSIKLEFTHSQILEVINEANLIIKPKDQTNRALFVGQMEPTLMDATLRLVKLLDRPEDIPFLAPLITKEVLYALLKSPYGVTLGQIAMEGSNNYRIMETIEHITRYFDQPLRVEQLAETANMSTPSFHRNFKQVTGMSPIQFQKQLRLQEARRLLLSESAEASEAAFRVGYESPSQFSREYSRLFGAPPKSDIKHIKEIYDSSKSIVFLAD, from the coding sequence ATGGAAGACATTCTTAAACAACAAAAGGCATTGGCTGAGCTTATTCAGAAGCACTCTGTCGTTGACGGAGTACACGAAACGCTGATTCCTTCTTTATATATCATTCAGATTTCGAAATTGGCCGAGCCTTCCCATAGGGTTTTCAAGCCTTGTTTTTGCGTGATCGCTCAAGGATTAAAAGAAGTATTCCTGGCACAAGAGCGTTTCAATTATGGACTTACAGATTACCTCGTCGCCTCTATGGATCTTCCGGTTGTAGGGAAAATTATTAAAGCCACTCCTGAATTACCTTATTTAAGCATAAAACTCGAATTTACACATTCACAGATTTTAGAAGTAATCAATGAGGCTAACCTAATCATCAAGCCAAAAGACCAGACAAATCGTGCCCTGTTTGTAGGTCAAATGGAGCCTACTCTTATGGATGCAACACTACGACTGGTCAAATTACTTGACCGACCGGAGGACATTCCGTTTCTTGCTCCATTGATTACTAAGGAGGTACTGTACGCACTTCTCAAGAGTCCTTACGGCGTCACCCTGGGGCAAATTGCAATGGAAGGCAGCAACAACTACCGAATCATGGAAACGATTGAACATATAACACGGTATTTTGATCAACCCCTTCGTGTGGAACAGCTCGCTGAAACTGCCAATATGAGTACTCCTTCGTTTCACCGCAACTTCAAGCAGGTCACCGGCATGAGTCCTATTCAATTTCAAAAGCAGCTTCGGTTGCAGGAAGCTCGTCGTTTACTGTTATCAGAATCCGCCGAAGCCTCCGAAGCTGCCTTCCGAGTCGGTTATGAAAGTCCCTCTCAGTTCAGTCGGGAGTATTCTCGTTTATTTGGGGCCCCTCCCAAATCAGACATCAAGCACATCAAGGAAATTTACGACTCATCCAAAAGTATCGTTTTCTTAGCAGATTAA
- a CDS encoding aldo/keto reductase, whose product MKYVTLNNGVKMPILGFGVFQIQDSNQCEQSVLEAISAGYRLIDTAASYLNEEAVGRAIKQSGVAREELFITTKLWVQDTGYERTKTAFEASLKRLQLDYLDLYLIHQPFGDVHGSWRAMEELYREGKVKAIGVSNFHSDRLIDLILHNEITPAINQVETHPFCQQIEASQFMRDNHVQIESWGPFAEGKNNMFENELLTSIAEKYSKSVAQIILRWLIQREVVVIPKSVRKERIEENFNVFDFQLSEEDMSSIAAMDTKESLFFSHRDPEMVKMIGSRKLDI is encoded by the coding sequence ATGAAATACGTTACTTTGAATAATGGTGTTAAAATGCCGATACTTGGTTTCGGAGTTTTTCAAATTCAAGATTCAAATCAATGCGAACAGAGTGTACTAGAAGCCATTTCCGCAGGGTACCGACTGATTGATACAGCAGCCTCCTACCTCAATGAAGAAGCTGTAGGAAGAGCCATCAAACAAAGCGGTGTGGCCAGAGAAGAATTATTTATTACAACCAAGCTTTGGGTTCAAGATACAGGATACGAGCGTACTAAAACTGCATTCGAAGCTTCCCTGAAAAGACTTCAGCTCGACTATCTGGATTTGTATTTAATCCATCAGCCTTTTGGAGACGTTCACGGTTCTTGGAGAGCAATGGAGGAATTGTACAGGGAAGGAAAGGTTAAGGCAATTGGAGTCAGCAATTTCCATAGTGACCGACTAATTGATCTCATTCTTCATAATGAAATAACTCCTGCAATTAATCAGGTTGAAACTCATCCTTTCTGTCAGCAAATCGAAGCTTCCCAATTCATGAGGGATAATCATGTGCAAATTGAATCGTGGGGACCTTTTGCTGAAGGCAAAAACAACATGTTTGAAAATGAACTATTGACATCCATTGCTGAAAAATATAGCAAATCCGTCGCCCAAATAATTCTGCGTTGGCTGATTCAAAGAGAAGTGGTTGTTATTCCGAAGTCGGTTCGTAAGGAGAGAATTGAGGAGAACTTCAATGTCTTTGACTTCCAATTAAGTGAAGAGGATATGAGCTCGATCGCTGCAATGGATACAAAAGAAAGCTTGTTCTTCTCCCATCGCGACCCTGAGATGGTGAAAATGATTGGTTCTCGTAAGTTAGATATTTGA
- a CDS encoding RibD family protein → MKRPYIICHMLTSLDGKIAGDYLEEVRTRYFTSKYEEIHDRYECKAWICGRITMEKHFTFGNKLDLDLENTPTIPRTDYVANIDAPGYAVAVDPLGKLGWTKNFIEEDEDRFGHHIIEVLTEEVSDAYLNYLQKLGVSYIFGGKNSLNFTVVVEKLKKLFSIDKLLLEGGGLINGSFLYEGLIDELSLVLVPIVDGSSNSLSLFEASAHLPNSNPVNFYLKSVERLHDGGLWMKYKINPMV, encoded by the coding sequence ATGAAAAGACCATATATCATTTGTCACATGTTGACGTCTTTGGATGGGAAAATAGCAGGAGATTATCTGGAGGAGGTTCGAACCCGATATTTCACAAGTAAATATGAAGAGATTCATGATCGTTACGAATGCAAAGCATGGATATGCGGCCGGATCACCATGGAGAAACATTTCACCTTTGGAAACAAATTGGATTTAGATCTAGAGAACACTCCGACGATTCCTAGAACAGATTACGTAGCAAATATTGATGCTCCGGGCTATGCAGTAGCAGTCGACCCTTTGGGAAAATTGGGATGGACAAAAAATTTCATTGAGGAAGATGAGGATCGTTTTGGCCATCATATAATAGAGGTGCTTACGGAAGAGGTGTCGGATGCATATTTAAATTATCTGCAAAAATTAGGCGTATCCTATATTTTTGGAGGCAAAAATAGTCTTAATTTTACTGTAGTTGTCGAAAAGCTCAAAAAATTATTTTCGATAGACAAACTTTTGCTTGAAGGTGGAGGACTTATTAATGGCTCCTTTTTGTATGAAGGATTAATAGATGAGCTTAGTCTGGTCTTGGTTCCTATAGTCGATGGCTCATCAAACTCATTGTCATTATTTGAAGCGAGCGCTCATCTTCCAAATTCAAATCCCGTAAACTTCTATTTAAAAAGCGTAGAAAGGCTCCATGATGGCGGTCTCTGGATGAAATACAAGATAAATCCTATGGTGTAA
- a CDS encoding MFS transporter: protein MVKQNHLLIFILTIGVFGILNTEMGIIGLLPSLADRFDVSVTHAGLLVSVFALGIAISGPIMPLLFSGMNRKKVMLLVLGVFVIANIVSLITTSFTMLLIARIIPALFHPIYCSLAFTVAGSSVSKEEAPRAVSKVFIGISAGMVAGVPIASFMNHTFSYEWAMAFFLIVNALVFIATVLFVPSMPVKERLTYGSQFSVIKRPVLWISIVTVILLNASVFGVYSYLTEYLGTVTKMSPNATSLTLFIFGGANMIGNIIAGRLLTHSAAKAVFVFPLLLVAVYILIFFTGQLAVAMAITTILWGILAGGIMANINQYLIMSAAPQAPDFANGLFISACNIGTTVGTAVGGIFITQMGTPYLILVGILSLVLSLATILFRNYLFAPVQQLSK, encoded by the coding sequence TTGGTCAAGCAAAATCATCTATTGATATTCATATTAACAATAGGAGTATTCGGGATTTTAAATACGGAAATGGGGATTATTGGCTTATTACCTTCCCTTGCCGATCGCTTTGATGTCAGTGTAACTCATGCGGGATTGCTAGTGAGCGTATTTGCATTAGGCATCGCCATATCGGGTCCGATTATGCCTTTACTTTTTTCAGGAATGAATCGTAAGAAGGTCATGTTATTAGTACTTGGTGTTTTTGTAATTGCCAACATTGTATCTTTAATTACAACGAGCTTTACCATGTTATTAATTGCACGTATCATACCCGCACTTTTTCATCCTATTTATTGTTCCTTGGCCTTTACAGTGGCTGGTTCGTCCGTAAGTAAAGAAGAAGCTCCTAGAGCTGTGTCCAAGGTTTTTATAGGGATATCTGCCGGAATGGTAGCTGGCGTACCCATCGCAAGCTTTATGAATCATACTTTTTCGTATGAGTGGGCAATGGCATTCTTTTTGATCGTCAATGCCTTAGTATTCATTGCTACGGTATTATTTGTACCTTCTATGCCTGTAAAGGAAAGGCTAACTTATGGCTCGCAATTTTCCGTAATAAAGAGACCTGTATTATGGATTTCCATTGTGACCGTGATTTTGTTAAACGCATCTGTGTTCGGCGTCTATAGCTATCTTACGGAGTACTTGGGAACCGTAACTAAGATGTCTCCTAACGCCACAAGTCTGACCTTGTTCATCTTCGGAGGCGCTAATATGATTGGGAACATTATCGCCGGAAGGCTGCTTACTCATAGCGCTGCTAAAGCCGTGTTCGTTTTTCCTTTGTTGTTGGTTGCTGTCTATATTCTTATCTTCTTCACAGGGCAGCTTGCAGTGGCTATGGCTATTACAACTATACTCTGGGGAATACTGGCTGGAGGCATTATGGCTAATATTAATCAATATTTGATTATGTCTGCAGCCCCCCAGGCGCCTGATTTTGCCAATGGATTATTTATATCGGCTTGTAACATAGGAACAACAGTGGGAACAGCTGTAGGCGGGATATTTATAACTCAGATGGGAACACCTTACCTTATACTCGTAGGTATATTATCGTTGGTGTTAAGTTTAGCAACCATTTTATTTAGAAATTATTTGTTTGCTCCTGTTCAACAACTTTCTAAGTGA
- a CDS encoding TetR/AcrR family transcriptional regulator: MAKMDRRIAKTQEALKKAVIELMSVKNFDEITIQDIADQANLNRGTIYLHYQDKYDLLDKLIESHMNELGEMDEWACKLDWSNGLTPFFEYFEKNYLFFSTMLASKGAPSFRSRLLEYVMEGFKGEIDRESGKNVDINEDVMLQYAGTAYVGVIEWWIKNEMPYPPQVMAKQVGALLERSL, encoded by the coding sequence ATGGCTAAAATGGATCGGAGAATTGCTAAAACACAAGAAGCATTAAAAAAAGCGGTTATCGAATTGATGAGCGTTAAGAATTTTGATGAGATAACCATCCAGGATATCGCAGATCAAGCGAATCTTAATCGAGGAACCATTTATCTTCATTACCAGGACAAATATGATCTGTTAGATAAACTAATTGAATCTCACATGAATGAGCTAGGTGAAATGGATGAGTGGGCATGTAAGTTGGACTGGAGCAATGGACTTACACCTTTTTTTGAGTATTTCGAGAAAAATTATTTGTTTTTTTCGACGATGCTGGCCAGTAAAGGCGCTCCCTCCTTTCGATCCCGGCTTCTTGAATACGTTATGGAAGGATTCAAAGGTGAGATTGATAGGGAGAGTGGAAAGAACGTGGATATCAACGAAGATGTAATGCTTCAGTATGCTGGTACTGCTTATGTAGGAGTCATTGAATGGTGGATTAAAAACGAGATGCCGTATCCGCCACAAGTGATGGCTAAACAAGTTGGTGCTTTGTTGGAGAGAAGCTTATAA
- a CDS encoding AraC family transcriptional regulator: MKSDGFEEEKIFIQPEFMLKELQNNALTSHFHISDIGFFPAAKFHYRQRPKGSQSHILIYCVKGEGWVETNKSVPVQPRQLIVIPAETPHQYGASHENPWTIYWMHLTGTDAESLIRAYSLDAGPLPFTLNLHSRWVDDFEQCYDMLSDKPYAMNNQIYVSQCIRHLISHVGFSLMHTLQDNKSERYLEQAVQFMTDRMTESLTLPELARHLGLSKQHLIYLFNKETGVPPIEFYLRLKMQRAGQMLSLSDKSVKEIAGAVGIKDPYYFSRLFKKIMGCSPTEYRSIPKG, translated from the coding sequence TTGAAGTCAGATGGATTTGAAGAGGAAAAGATTTTTATACAACCCGAATTTATGCTCAAAGAATTACAAAATAATGCATTAACAAGTCACTTCCATATAAGCGATATCGGCTTTTTTCCTGCTGCAAAATTTCATTACAGACAAAGACCCAAAGGATCTCAATCTCATATCCTCATCTATTGTGTCAAAGGAGAAGGCTGGGTGGAAACCAATAAATCCGTACCAGTGCAACCCAGACAACTTATCGTTATTCCAGCGGAGACCCCGCATCAATATGGTGCATCTCATGAAAATCCTTGGACCATTTATTGGATGCACCTTACAGGGACAGACGCAGAATCTCTTATTCGAGCTTATTCTTTAGACGCGGGGCCCCTCCCTTTTACATTAAACTTGCATTCTAGGTGGGTCGATGACTTTGAACAATGTTACGACATGTTATCAGATAAACCGTATGCCATGAACAATCAGATTTATGTATCCCAGTGTATCCGCCATTTAATTAGTCACGTAGGATTTAGTTTAATGCATACACTTCAGGATAATAAAAGTGAACGCTATTTGGAACAAGCTGTGCAATTCATGACGGATCGGATGACAGAGTCTCTGACGCTTCCGGAATTAGCACGTCATTTAGGCTTATCTAAACAACATTTGATTTACTTGTTCAACAAGGAAACTGGCGTGCCTCCCATTGAGTTCTATCTCAGACTCAAGATGCAGCGAGCTGGACAAATGTTATCCTTATCGGATAAAAGCGTGAAGGAAATAGCCGGAGCTGTCGGTATAAAGGACCCCTATTATTTCTCAAGATTGTTCAAAAAAATAATGGGATGCTCGCCGACCGAATATCGGAGCATCCCAAAAGGTTGA
- a CDS encoding glycoside hydrolase family 2 protein produces the protein MSARLRIPLEESWIFQADLKNEGEELKWHEGGPPQGENVMIPHTWNVQDGLQEFRGTGWYSCSFYAPPEWENKLIRLQFDAVYRDAAVWVNGQKVGVHINSGYTSFVLDISNAVSYGENNRIVVSANNENSQTALPVGNSFDWADDGGIIRGVSLIVSGRRAMDYSKIQAVPVFSDEANGRSCSYGLISGEIRLWEEEQSESNNSTFGLKVTVTSEEGSTISETWELTSNAGMLCFENLKVESPKLWHFDHPHLYKVNLALYLDDELSDEESIEVGFREIQSDGNTLLLNREPVRLMGVEWMPGSHPDRGMAETLSELEEMLRHMKEANCVITRFHWQQDSKLLEWCNRNGLLVQEEIPHWQTPYDPDDEWLQTSMQHAHEMINRHYHHPCIYAWGLGNEINGQSPITVRYFEKLKALVRGLDDTRFINYVSNTVHEDPSTDTTGVGDVIMWNDYIGTWHGDLDRPAVIEAITEAYKNKPVIVAEYGLCEPAYAGGDERRKEILIENTIEYRKHSGIAALIYFSLNDYRTQMGEAGEGMLRQRVHGSMYLDGTPKPSYETLRQLASPIHVSVNSDNKEGSMAVIIDTANDIPSYRISGYTIKLTDPFGNCYEKDIPELEPGEQCVLHFMDVPHIDMEEIILDVQRPTGFSVTSGPLTKYNGHFTDHHLVQ, from the coding sequence ATGAGCGCCAGATTACGTATCCCATTGGAAGAATCATGGATCTTTCAGGCAGATTTAAAGAACGAGGGAGAGGAACTAAAATGGCATGAAGGCGGCCCGCCTCAAGGAGAGAACGTCATGATTCCACATACGTGGAATGTTCAAGACGGACTGCAGGAGTTTCGGGGTACAGGGTGGTACAGTTGTAGCTTTTATGCTCCACCTGAATGGGAGAACAAATTAATTCGTTTGCAATTTGACGCGGTTTATCGTGATGCAGCTGTATGGGTAAATGGGCAAAAGGTGGGGGTACATATCAATTCTGGTTACACCTCATTTGTATTAGATATCTCAAATGCCGTCTCCTATGGAGAAAACAACAGGATCGTTGTATCGGCAAATAATGAAAATAGTCAGACAGCCCTTCCCGTAGGCAACAGCTTTGATTGGGCGGATGATGGCGGAATAATTCGTGGAGTATCCCTTATTGTTAGCGGACGCAGAGCAATGGATTACAGCAAAATACAGGCCGTTCCTGTATTTAGTGATGAAGCAAACGGGCGTAGCTGCTCGTACGGTTTAATATCAGGAGAGATTCGTTTATGGGAAGAAGAACAGAGTGAGTCGAACAACAGCACTTTTGGACTTAAGGTAACAGTAACCAGTGAAGAGGGCTCCACAATTTCAGAAACATGGGAATTAACCAGCAATGCAGGCATGTTATGTTTTGAAAATTTAAAGGTGGAAAGTCCCAAGCTGTGGCATTTTGATCATCCTCATTTGTATAAGGTTAATCTTGCTTTGTACTTGGATGATGAGCTTTCCGATGAGGAATCCATAGAGGTTGGCTTCAGAGAAATTCAGTCAGATGGCAATACATTACTACTCAATCGAGAGCCAGTCCGACTTATGGGGGTTGAATGGATGCCGGGATCTCACCCGGATCGAGGCATGGCCGAAACGCTTAGCGAGCTTGAGGAAATGCTCCGACATATGAAAGAAGCAAATTGCGTAATAACCCGTTTTCATTGGCAGCAAGATAGCAAGCTACTAGAATGGTGTAACCGTAATGGTCTATTGGTACAGGAAGAGATTCCGCATTGGCAAACGCCGTATGATCCAGACGATGAATGGCTTCAGACGTCTATGCAGCATGCACATGAAATGATTAATCGACACTATCATCATCCATGTATTTATGCATGGGGACTGGGTAACGAGATAAATGGACAATCTCCCATCACAGTTCGTTATTTTGAAAAATTGAAGGCGCTTGTTCGCGGTTTAGATGACACCCGATTTATTAACTACGTTTCCAATACGGTACATGAGGATCCCTCTACTGACACCACGGGTGTAGGTGATGTTATTATGTGGAACGATTATATTGGGACCTGGCATGGAGATCTAGATCGACCTGCTGTAATCGAAGCCATTACAGAAGCTTATAAGAATAAACCTGTAATTGTAGCAGAATATGGACTATGTGAACCAGCTTATGCGGGAGGAGACGAACGACGTAAGGAAATTCTAATAGAGAACACGATAGAATACCGTAAGCATTCTGGTATTGCAGCACTGATATACTTTAGTCTGAATGATTATCGAACACAGATGGGCGAAGCCGGTGAAGGCATGCTGCGACAACGTGTACACGGTTCCATGTATTTGGACGGTACGCCTAAGCCATCATATGAAACCTTACGGCAGTTGGCTTCACCGATCCATGTATCCGTAAATTCGGACAATAAAGAAGGAAGTATGGCAGTAATTATAGATACTGCAAATGACATTCCGTCTTACAGAATATCCGGATATACCATAAAACTTACTGATCCATTTGGTAACTGTTACGAAAAAGATATACCGGAATTAGAGCCTGGTGAGCAATGCGTGTTACATTTTATGGATGTACCTCATATCGACATGGAAGAAATCATACTGGATGTTCAGAGACCGACCGGATTCTCGGTAACGAGCGGTCCATTGACTAAGTACAACGGACATTTTACAGATCACCATTTGGTTCAGTAA
- a CDS encoding PepSY-associated TM helix domain-containing protein, with protein sequence MKGSVKQAIVTGKQKNASIYQTLWRWHLYAGLFFAPFIFILAVTGSVYLFKPQMEQWMYRDLYVVNDEGSKLPPSLLIEKVMSSYPDARVVKYRPGEEATRSAEVKINQNNETYTVFVDPYSAEIIGDMNDKSRLMDRIEEFHGELMLGTTGDRIVELAACWALILVFTGLYLWFPRDKSKWRGILIPRFKTTRKTLLRDLHAVPAFWISAAMIFLIITGLLWSGFWGTKVQTITTNTGVGYPPSIWVGNAPSSGLKTKDIADVPWAAENLDVPASTVKEVQLSIDQVVSIASNLEIYPTYEVIFPKTPEGVFTLSVFPPKARDEATVHIDQYSGAVLADYRYENYEPIGKLMAWGITLHKGLEFDLLNQIIGLVVCIGIAGIVFTGFLMWWKRKPNGKMGAPRSVSPGNIKGLFIILAVFGILFPLVGVSLIVVGLIDFFIIKRVPVLKKFFNA encoded by the coding sequence ATGAAAGGCAGCGTTAAACAAGCAATAGTGACAGGTAAGCAAAAAAACGCATCCATTTACCAAACCTTATGGAGATGGCATTTATATGCAGGACTCTTCTTCGCCCCATTTATTTTTATCTTAGCAGTTACAGGATCTGTATATTTATTCAAACCTCAAATGGAACAATGGATGTATCGTGATTTATACGTTGTAAATGATGAAGGCAGCAAGCTCCCTCCTTCCTTACTCATTGAGAAAGTGATGAGCAGCTATCCAGATGCAAGGGTCGTAAAATACCGTCCTGGCGAGGAAGCGACACGATCTGCCGAAGTAAAAATCAACCAAAACAATGAAACGTATACCGTGTTTGTGGATCCTTACTCTGCTGAAATTATAGGAGATATGAATGATAAAAGCAGACTAATGGATCGGATCGAAGAATTTCACGGTGAGTTGATGCTAGGCACGACAGGGGATCGTATTGTTGAATTAGCAGCATGCTGGGCATTGATTTTAGTATTCACAGGGCTTTACCTATGGTTCCCTAGAGATAAGAGTAAATGGAGAGGTATACTCATCCCCCGATTTAAGACCACAAGAAAAACATTATTAAGGGATTTACATGCTGTTCCCGCCTTCTGGATATCGGCGGCGATGATTTTTCTTATCATTACAGGTCTCTTATGGTCTGGATTTTGGGGGACCAAAGTGCAGACCATTACGACAAATACAGGAGTCGGATATCCGCCGTCCATCTGGGTTGGAAATGCTCCTTCAAGTGGGCTAAAAACTAAAGATATCGCAGATGTTCCATGGGCTGCTGAGAATCTAGATGTTCCTGCATCAACGGTAAAAGAAGTCCAGCTATCCATAGATCAAGTTGTAAGTATCGCTAGTAACCTTGAGATTTATCCGACGTATGAAGTCATTTTTCCAAAAACTCCTGAAGGTGTATTTACTTTATCGGTTTTTCCACCTAAGGCTCGAGATGAAGCAACGGTTCATATTGATCAGTATAGCGGTGCAGTCCTTGCTGATTATCGGTATGAAAACTATGAGCCCATTGGCAAATTAATGGCCTGGGGAATTACGCTCCATAAAGGGTTAGAATTCGATTTATTAAACCAAATTATAGGGCTTGTTGTATGTATAGGCATTGCAGGTATTGTATTTACTGGCTTTTTGATGTGGTGGAAGCGTAAACCTAACGGTAAGATGGGCGCTCCCCGTTCCGTAAGTCCAGGCAACATTAAAGGACTGTTCATCATTCTTGCAGTGTTCGGGATTCTCTTTCCATTAGTAGGTGTGTCACTCATCGTTGTTGGTCTTATTGATTTCTTTATCATTAAAAGGGTTCCTGTGCTTAAAAAGTTCTTTAACGCGTAA